The Xanthomonas sp. CFBP 8443 genome has a window encoding:
- a CDS encoding nuclear transport factor 2 family protein, with translation MNALNLPEPIAAYFQADTQDGQAVARCFTPNGSVRDEGKTHQGQAAIEAWKADTSTRYTYTTEPRTLQRDGGRYIVTGHVAGDFPGSPIDLRYVFTLERGRIGSLEIAP, from the coding sequence ATGAACGCACTGAACCTGCCCGAGCCGATCGCCGCCTACTTCCAGGCGGACACCCAGGACGGCCAAGCCGTCGCCCGCTGCTTCACCCCGAACGGCAGCGTGCGCGACGAGGGCAAGACCCACCAGGGGCAAGCGGCGATCGAGGCCTGGAAAGCGGACACCTCCACCCGCTACACCTACACCACCGAACCGCGCACGCTGCAGCGGGACGGCGGGCGCTACATCGTGACCGGACACGTCGCCGGCGATTTCCCCGGCAGCCCGATAGACCTGCGCTACGTCTTCACGCTCGAGCGCGGCAGGATCGGCTCGCTGGAGATCGCGCCGTGA
- the treS gene encoding maltose alpha-D-glucosyltransferase, translated as MNAAVPLSADSEASPLAHDALWYKDAIIYQVHVKSFFDSNDDGIGDFPGLISKLDYIADLGVDTIWLLPFYPSPRRDDGYDIAEYMAVHPDYGSIADFERLVAQAHARGIRIVTELVINHTSDQHPWFQRARNAPAGSPERDFYVWSDSDQDYAGTRIIFCDTENSNWTWDPVAGQYFWHRFYSHQPDLNFDNPAVLEAVLEVMRFWLDLGVDGLRLDAVPYLIERDGTSNENLPETHAILRRIRATLDAEYPDRMLLAEANMWPEDTQQYFGENADECHMAFHFPLMPRMYMAIAREDRFPITDIMRQTPEIPETCQWAIFLRNHDELTLEMVTDSERDYLWQTYAADRRARINLGIRRRLAPLLERDRRRIELMTSLLLTMPGTPVLYYGDEIGMGDNIHLGDRDGVRTPMQWSIDRNGGFSRADPAALVLPPIMDPLYGFQAVNVEAQQRDQHSLLTWTRRILSVRKRYRAFGRGQLRFLYPGNRRLLAYLRCHEDETVLCVANLSHTLQAVELDLSEFEGRVPVDIIGGGSFPPIGRLTYLLTVPAFGFYAFQLVGNATLPDWHVPAPMPLPDYQTLVLRGAVDANALLPHLGTLERDVLPTWLSTRRWFAAKDRALRGVRIARRTPLPGPDGLTLLEIEAELEHGEHERYILPLGIVWDREQPSVLAEQLALARVRHGREVGYLTDGFALKSLTRTMLGALRERTVLSIDGESHAGADAAPEQIRFCATQALAAVAIADDAEIRWLSAEQSNSSLIVGDKAVFKLLRRVSAGINPEIEIGERLTSIGYANAAPLLGHVTRVDVQGGETTLALLQGFVRNQGDAWRWTLDHLARGAEEYAAAQDDAARHESVAGYDAFAEVVGRRLAELHDVLAQPTDAAAFAPQAVDVAAAQRVVAGVAHEVQAMWDTLVAHRDVSDDGERAAVDALLAERPRLDAWLQQAPALLDGALLTRVHGDFHLGQILVAFDDVVLIDFEGEPAKSLDERRAKASPLHDVAGFLRSLDYASEVSARGEEGTAARAGVGLDSALDAFLSAFRSRASATFLSAYRKVLDASPHPWVAPAAFEATTLLFLIEKASYEIRYEAANRPAWIMVPIQGLLRILERFPAPEEAIR; from the coding sequence ATGAATGCTGCAGTTCCCTTGTCCGCCGACAGCGAGGCAAGCCCGCTCGCGCACGATGCACTCTGGTACAAGGACGCGATCATCTACCAGGTGCACGTCAAGTCGTTCTTCGATTCCAACGACGACGGCATCGGCGATTTCCCCGGCCTGATCTCCAAGCTCGACTACATCGCCGACCTCGGCGTAGACACCATCTGGCTGCTGCCGTTCTATCCCAGCCCGCGCCGTGACGACGGCTACGACATCGCCGAATACATGGCCGTGCACCCGGACTACGGCAGCATCGCCGACTTCGAACGATTGGTGGCGCAGGCGCACGCGCGCGGCATCCGCATCGTCACCGAACTGGTGATCAACCACACCTCCGACCAGCATCCGTGGTTCCAGCGCGCGCGCAACGCGCCCGCCGGCTCGCCGGAACGCGACTTCTACGTGTGGTCCGACAGCGACCAGGACTACGCCGGCACCCGCATCATCTTCTGCGACACCGAGAACTCCAACTGGACCTGGGATCCGGTCGCCGGGCAATACTTCTGGCACCGTTTCTACTCGCACCAGCCGGACCTGAACTTCGACAACCCGGCGGTGCTGGAGGCGGTGCTGGAAGTGATGCGCTTCTGGCTCGACCTGGGCGTGGACGGGCTGCGCCTGGACGCGGTGCCGTACCTGATCGAGCGTGACGGCACCTCCAACGAGAACCTGCCCGAGACCCACGCCATCCTGCGCCGCATCCGCGCCACGCTGGATGCCGAATACCCCGACCGCATGCTGTTGGCCGAGGCCAACATGTGGCCGGAAGACACCCAGCAATACTTCGGCGAGAACGCCGACGAATGCCACATGGCGTTCCACTTCCCGCTGATGCCGCGCATGTACATGGCCATCGCGCGCGAGGACCGTTTCCCGATCACCGACATCATGCGCCAGACCCCGGAAATCCCGGAGACCTGCCAGTGGGCGATCTTCCTGCGCAACCACGACGAGCTGACCCTGGAGATGGTCACTGATTCGGAGCGCGACTACCTGTGGCAGACCTACGCCGCCGACCGTCGCGCGCGCATCAACCTGGGGATTCGCCGGCGCCTGGCGCCGCTGCTGGAGCGCGACCGCCGCCGCATCGAACTGATGACCTCGCTGCTGCTGACCATGCCCGGCACCCCGGTGCTGTACTACGGCGACGAGATCGGCATGGGCGACAACATCCACCTCGGCGACCGCGACGGCGTGCGCACGCCGATGCAGTGGTCGATCGACCGCAACGGCGGCTTCTCGCGCGCCGACCCGGCCGCGCTGGTGCTGCCGCCGATCATGGATCCGCTGTATGGCTTCCAGGCGGTCAACGTCGAAGCGCAGCAGCGCGACCAGCATTCGTTGCTGACCTGGACCCGGCGCATCCTGTCGGTGCGCAAGCGCTACCGCGCCTTCGGTCGTGGCCAGCTGCGCTTCCTGTACCCGGGCAACCGCCGCCTGCTCGCCTACCTGCGCTGCCACGAGGACGAGACCGTGCTGTGCGTGGCCAACCTGTCGCACACGCTGCAGGCGGTGGAGCTGGACCTGTCCGAATTCGAAGGCCGCGTGCCGGTGGACATCATCGGCGGCGGCAGCTTCCCGCCGATCGGACGGCTGACCTACCTGCTCACCGTGCCGGCGTTCGGCTTCTATGCGTTCCAGTTGGTCGGCAACGCCACGCTGCCGGACTGGCACGTGCCCGCGCCGATGCCGCTGCCCGACTACCAGACCCTGGTGCTGCGCGGCGCGGTCGACGCCAATGCGCTGCTGCCGCACCTGGGCACGCTCGAACGCGACGTCCTGCCGACCTGGCTGTCCACGCGGCGCTGGTTCGCGGCCAAGGACCGCGCGCTGCGCGGCGTGCGCATCGCGCGGCGCACGCCGCTGCCCGGTCCCGACGGGCTGACCCTGCTGGAGATCGAGGCGGAGCTGGAGCACGGCGAACACGAGCGCTACATCCTGCCGCTGGGCATCGTCTGGGACCGCGAACAGCCAAGCGTGCTGGCCGAGCAATTGGCGCTGGCGCGGGTGCGCCACGGTCGCGAAGTCGGTTATCTCACCGACGGCTTCGCGCTGAAGTCGCTGACCCGCACCATGCTCGGCGCCTTGCGCGAGCGCACCGTGCTGTCGATCGACGGCGAGAGCCATGCCGGCGCCGATGCCGCGCCCGAGCAGATCCGCTTCTGCGCCACGCAGGCGCTGGCCGCCGTCGCGATTGCGGACGATGCCGAGATCCGCTGGCTGTCGGCCGAGCAGAGCAACAGCTCGCTGATCGTCGGCGACAAGGCGGTGTTCAAGCTGCTGCGCCGCGTCTCCGCCGGCATCAATCCGGAGATCGAGATTGGCGAGCGCCTGACCAGCATCGGTTATGCCAACGCCGCCCCGCTGCTCGGCCACGTCACCCGCGTTGACGTGCAGGGCGGGGAGACCACGCTGGCGCTGCTGCAGGGCTTCGTGCGCAACCAGGGCGATGCCTGGCGCTGGACCCTGGATCACCTGGCGCGCGGCGCCGAAGAGTACGCCGCCGCGCAGGACGATGCCGCGCGGCACGAAAGCGTGGCCGGCTACGACGCCTTCGCCGAGGTGGTCGGCCGGCGCCTGGCGGAATTGCACGACGTGCTGGCCCAGCCCACCGACGCCGCTGCGTTCGCGCCGCAGGCGGTGGACGTCGCCGCGGCGCAGCGGGTGGTTGCGGGCGTGGCGCACGAGGTGCAGGCGATGTGGGACACGCTGGTCGCGCATCGCGACGTCAGCGACGACGGCGAGCGCGCCGCCGTGGACGCGCTGCTGGCGGAACGGCCGCGCCTGGACGCGTGGCTACAGCAGGCGCCGGCCTTGCTCGACGGCGCGTTGCTGACCCGCGTGCACGGCGATTTCCATCTCGGCCAGATCCTGGTCGCGTTCGACGACGTAGTGCTGATCGACTTCGAAGGCGAGCCGGCCAAGTCGCTGGACGAACGCCGCGCCAAGGCCAGCCCGCTGCACGACGTGGCCGGCTTCCTGCGCTCGCTGGACTATGCCAGCGAAGTCTCCGCCCGCGGCGAAGAAGGTACCGCCGCGCGTGCCGGCGTCGGCCTGGACAGCGCGCTGGACGCGTTCCTGTCCGCATTCCGTAGCCGCGCCAGCGCCACCTTCCTGTCCGCCTACCGCAAGGTGCTCGACGCCAGCCCGCACCCGTGGGTGGCACCGGCCGCCTTCGAGGCCACCACCTTGTTGTTCCTGATCGAGAAAGCCAGCTATGAAATTCGCTACGAGGCTGCCAACCGCCCGGCCTGGATCATGGTGCCGATACAGGGACTGTTGCGCATACTCGAACGCTTTCCTGCGCCTGAGGAGGCGATTCGATGA
- a CDS encoding PAS domain-containing protein — MALAPEQLLSSLEKVMVISTTDLQGTITYANDLFCQLTGFAREELIGQPHSIVRHPDVPKAVYKDMWDTIKAGKVWTGIVPNLGKGGVLYVVDTTVQPLYDEQGNINAYISIRRVVNDLMTNFEAVEAAKEYFDDYYAGK, encoded by the coding sequence ATCGCGCTCGCTCCAGAACAATTGCTGTCTTCCCTCGAGAAGGTGATGGTGATCTCCACCACCGACCTGCAGGGCACCATCACCTATGCCAACGACCTGTTTTGCCAGCTGACCGGCTTCGCGCGCGAAGAGTTGATCGGGCAGCCGCACAGCATCGTGCGTCACCCGGACGTGCCCAAGGCGGTCTACAAGGACATGTGGGACACGATCAAGGCCGGCAAGGTCTGGACCGGCATCGTGCCGAATCTGGGCAAGGGCGGCGTGCTCTACGTGGTCGATACCACCGTGCAGCCGTTGTACGACGAGCAGGGAAATATCAACGCTTACATCAGCATCCGCCGCGTGGTCAACGATCTGATGACGAACTTCGAGGCGGTGGAAGCGGCGAAGGAATACTTCGACGACTACTACGCCGGCAAGTGA
- a CDS encoding alpha-1,4-glucan--maltose-1-phosphate maltosyltransferase, whose translation MAAAQANGCDHVVLPNPFAQDPQGRLADPAADDAAGDARLQQWLALAQKHGLKLLVDLRIDEIGGGSRLLQEHPHWFRARTSALPDPRAQRGTPEIAQGRFAYAEEGAGLAQWWSVRLRDWLRGGLAGFRVLQPQRAPATLWRSLIEDVHAQLPATTFLAWTPGLGLEALRGLHGAGFDAAFSSLAWWDGRGSWFFDEDVALRSLARRVVATIDPDAPSDAPPPLQRAQRAKLAAAFGDAWAIAAPTELPVPADADDAADATPVAPTEAMADLHLRPLLRDGALTAVAVEPRGAAPWLVLLNSDRDHLLPVPGSALLRLLGDSEALLSDQGEPIQGDQGGTLEAGEVRVYRSVPARPVLAAARARTPADVAAGAARVCIEAVTPSVDDGRFPVKRTVGDRICVEADAFCDGHDRIAVALLWRAADARTWSSAPMRALGNDRWRGEFPLERLGRYEFRIEAWRDVFATTHADLEKKRAAGTLLPVDVQEALAQVEAARARSRGALAARLKAIVARITRSDDPAARAEILLEPGTAEAMARADDKPFRTEYPMTFRVEAERRGAHFSSWYELFPRSQSGDLARHGTFDDVIARLPHIRAMGFDVLYMPPIHPIGEKNRKGRNNAVTAQPGEPGSPYAIGSAEGGHTAVHAELGGLEGFRRLRAAAAAQGLELALDFAIQCAPDHPWLREHPDWFTWRADGSIPYAENPPKKYQDIVNVDFYASGAVPELWNALRDAVLFWVNEGVNLFRVDNPHTKPFPFWEWLIAEVRGRHPQVVFLSEAFTRPKPMYRLAKVGFSQSYTYFTWRQHKAELQAYIEELNAGTPRECFRPHFFVNTPDINPVFLQRSGRGGHLIRAALATTLSGLWGMYQGFELCEATPLAPGKEEYLDSEKYQLRVWPERAPGDIVDEITRLNLLRRQHPELQSHLGTRFYVAHNDQVLYFGKFLDEAHLARSRSLVLVAISLDPHAAQEAQIEVPLWELGLPDHASVAMQDLWDGHAFAWHGKQQTIRLDPSRPFSLWRIRAGATS comes from the coding sequence ATGGCGGCCGCACAGGCCAATGGCTGCGACCACGTGGTGCTGCCCAACCCGTTCGCGCAGGACCCGCAAGGCCGGCTGGCCGATCCGGCCGCCGACGATGCCGCCGGCGACGCGCGGCTGCAGCAGTGGCTGGCGCTGGCGCAGAAGCACGGCTTGAAGCTGCTGGTCGACCTGCGCATCGACGAGATCGGCGGCGGCAGCCGCCTGCTGCAGGAGCATCCGCACTGGTTCCGCGCGCGCACCTCGGCGCTGCCCGATCCGCGCGCCCAGCGCGGCACGCCGGAGATCGCCCAGGGCCGCTTCGCCTATGCCGAAGAAGGCGCGGGCCTGGCGCAGTGGTGGAGCGTGCGCCTGCGCGATTGGCTGCGCGGCGGCCTGGCCGGGTTCCGGGTGCTGCAGCCGCAGCGCGCGCCGGCCACGCTGTGGCGCAGCCTGATCGAGGACGTGCACGCGCAGCTGCCGGCGACGACGTTCCTGGCCTGGACCCCGGGCCTGGGCCTGGAGGCCCTGCGTGGGTTGCACGGCGCAGGCTTCGATGCGGCGTTCTCGTCGCTGGCCTGGTGGGACGGACGCGGCAGCTGGTTCTTCGACGAGGACGTGGCACTGCGCAGCCTGGCGCGCCGGGTCGTCGCTACCATCGATCCCGATGCGCCGTCCGACGCGCCGCCGCCGCTGCAGCGCGCGCAACGCGCCAAGCTGGCCGCCGCGTTTGGCGATGCCTGGGCGATCGCCGCGCCGACTGAACTCCCGGTGCCGGCCGACGCCGACGATGCCGCCGATGCCACCCCGGTGGCGCCGACCGAGGCCATGGCCGATCTGCATCTGCGCCCGCTGCTGCGCGATGGCGCGCTGACCGCCGTGGCGGTGGAACCGCGCGGCGCCGCGCCGTGGCTGGTGCTGCTCAACAGCGACCGCGACCACCTGCTGCCGGTGCCCGGCTCGGCGCTGCTGCGCCTGCTCGGCGACAGCGAGGCGCTGCTCAGCGACCAGGGCGAGCCGATCCAGGGCGACCAGGGGGGCACCCTGGAAGCGGGCGAAGTGCGGGTCTACCGCAGCGTGCCGGCGCGCCCGGTGCTGGCCGCCGCGCGCGCCCGCACGCCAGCCGATGTCGCCGCCGGCGCGGCGCGTGTGTGTATCGAGGCGGTGACGCCCTCGGTGGACGACGGCCGCTTTCCGGTCAAGCGCACCGTCGGCGACCGCATCTGCGTGGAGGCCGACGCGTTCTGCGACGGCCACGACCGCATCGCGGTGGCGCTGCTGTGGCGCGCCGCCGATGCGCGCACCTGGTCCAGCGCGCCGATGCGCGCGCTGGGCAACGACCGCTGGCGCGGCGAGTTTCCGCTGGAGCGGCTGGGCCGCTACGAGTTCCGCATCGAGGCCTGGCGCGACGTGTTCGCCACCACCCACGCCGACCTGGAAAAGAAGCGCGCCGCCGGCACGCTGCTGCCGGTGGACGTGCAGGAAGCGCTGGCCCAGGTCGAGGCGGCGCGCGCGCGCAGCCGTGGCGCGCTGGCGGCACGGCTGAAGGCAATCGTTGCGCGCATCACCCGCAGCGACGATCCGGCCGCACGCGCGGAGATCCTGCTGGAGCCCGGCACCGCCGAGGCGATGGCGCGCGCCGACGACAAGCCGTTCCGCACCGAATACCCGATGACCTTCCGCGTCGAGGCCGAGCGCCGCGGCGCGCACTTCTCCAGCTGGTACGAACTGTTCCCGCGTTCGCAGAGCGGCGACCTGGCGCGCCACGGAACTTTCGACGACGTGATCGCGCGCCTGCCGCATATCCGCGCGATGGGCTTCGACGTGCTGTACATGCCGCCGATCCACCCGATCGGCGAGAAGAACCGCAAGGGCCGCAACAACGCGGTCACCGCGCAACCTGGCGAGCCCGGCAGTCCGTACGCGATCGGCTCGGCCGAAGGCGGGCACACCGCGGTCCACGCCGAACTGGGCGGGCTGGAAGGCTTCCGCCGGCTGCGCGCCGCCGCCGCCGCGCAAGGCCTGGAACTGGCGCTGGATTTCGCGATCCAGTGCGCGCCGGACCACCCGTGGCTGCGCGAGCATCCGGACTGGTTCACCTGGCGCGCCGACGGCTCGATCCCGTACGCGGAGAATCCGCCGAAGAAGTACCAGGACATCGTCAACGTCGATTTCTACGCCAGCGGCGCGGTGCCGGAGCTGTGGAACGCGCTGCGCGACGCGGTGCTGTTCTGGGTCAACGAAGGCGTCAACCTGTTCCGCGTCGACAACCCGCACACCAAGCCGTTCCCATTCTGGGAATGGCTGATCGCCGAAGTGCGCGGCCGCCACCCGCAGGTGGTGTTCCTGTCCGAAGCCTTCACCCGGCCCAAGCCGATGTATCGGCTGGCCAAGGTCGGTTTCTCGCAGTCGTACACCTACTTCACCTGGCGCCAGCACAAGGCCGAACTGCAGGCCTACATCGAAGAGCTCAATGCCGGCACGCCGCGCGAATGCTTCCGCCCGCACTTCTTCGTCAACACGCCGGACATCAACCCGGTGTTCCTGCAGCGCAGCGGCCGCGGCGGCCACCTGATCCGCGCCGCGCTGGCGACCACGCTGTCGGGCCTGTGGGGCATGTACCAGGGCTTCGAACTTTGCGAGGCCACGCCGCTGGCGCCGGGCAAGGAGGAATACCTGGATTCGGAGAAGTACCAACTGCGCGTGTGGCCCGAGCGTGCGCCCGGCGACATCGTCGACGAGATCACCCGCCTGAACCTGCTGCGGCGCCAGCACCCGGAACTGCAGTCGCACCTGGGCACGCGTTTCTACGTGGCGCACAACGACCAGGTGCTGTACTTCGGCAAGTTCCTCGACGAAGCGCATCTGGCGCGCAGCCGCAGCCTGGTGCTGGTGGCGATCAGCCTGGACCCGCACGCGGCGCAGGAGGCGCAGATCGAAGTGCCGCTGTGGGAACTGGGCCTGCCCGACCACGCCAGCGTCGCCATGCAGGACCTGTGGGACGGCCACGCCTTCGCCTGGCACGGCAAGCAGCAAACCATTCGCCTCGATCCGTCGCGGCCGTTTTCCCTATGGCGTATCCGCGCCGGAGCCACTTCATGA
- the glgB gene encoding 1,4-alpha-glucan branching protein GlgB, translated as MSDVGHTWDEATLRAFANARHGDPFAVLGAHRIGDARVLRSHLPGAEAVTAVLEDGREVPLQEGPSPGFFAATLPDDGRYRLRIRWPGGEQETEDAYAFGPQLSDFDLHLISEGHHLHLADALGANVVEVDGVRGTRFAVWAPNATRVAVIGDFNSWDARRHPMRLRHQAGVWELFVPGVEAGAHYKYALRGPRGEDLPAKADPVARRAELAPGTASIVPDPAPFQWRDDAWMASRARRHGPNAPLSVYEIHAGSWMHADDGSMLDWDALAERLIPYVADMGFTHIELMPVTEHPFGGSWGYQPLGLFAPTARFGSPDGFARFVDRCHREDIGVIVDWVPAHFPTDAHGLAHFDGTSLYEHADPREGFHRDWNTLIYNHGRREVSGFLIASALEFLQRYHVDGLRVDAVASMLYRDYSRNAGEWVPNIHGGRENYETIAFLRRLNQVVAEHAPGAITIAEESTAWPGVTADLAHGGLGFNYKWNMGWMHDSLHYIELDPIYRRYHHGELTFSMVYAYSERFMLPISHDEVVHGKRSLLGRMPGDDWQRFANLRAYLGYMYTHPGRKLLFMGCEIAQPTEWNHDAALPWHLLDDPRHRGIQRLVRDLNRLYAEHPALHARDDTPDGFAWVIGDDANNSLFAYLRTAQGSDTPLLVVANLTPLVHHGYRIGVPRGGRWRELLNSDAEIYGGSNTGNGGSVRTENIGAHGHPASLSLTIPPLGVLVLGLED; from the coding sequence ATGAGTGATGTCGGCCACACCTGGGACGAAGCAACGCTGCGTGCGTTCGCCAATGCCCGCCACGGCGATCCGTTCGCCGTGCTCGGTGCGCACCGCATCGGCGACGCGCGCGTGCTGCGCAGCCACCTGCCCGGCGCCGAAGCGGTGACCGCGGTACTCGAAGACGGCCGCGAGGTGCCGCTGCAGGAAGGCCCCAGCCCGGGCTTCTTCGCCGCCACGCTGCCCGACGACGGCCGCTATCGGCTGCGCATCCGCTGGCCCGGCGGCGAACAGGAGACCGAGGACGCCTACGCGTTCGGCCCGCAGCTGAGCGATTTCGACCTGCACCTGATTTCCGAAGGCCATCACCTGCACCTGGCCGACGCGCTGGGCGCCAACGTGGTCGAGGTCGACGGCGTGCGCGGCACCCGCTTCGCGGTGTGGGCGCCCAACGCCACCCGCGTGGCGGTGATCGGCGATTTCAACAGCTGGGACGCGCGCCGCCACCCGATGCGCCTGCGTCACCAGGCCGGCGTATGGGAGCTGTTTGTGCCTGGCGTCGAGGCCGGCGCGCACTACAAGTACGCCTTGCGCGGCCCGCGCGGCGAAGACCTGCCGGCCAAGGCCGACCCGGTCGCGCGCCGCGCCGAACTGGCGCCGGGCACCGCCTCGATCGTGCCCGATCCCGCCCCGTTCCAGTGGCGCGACGACGCCTGGATGGCCTCGCGCGCGCGCCGCCACGGCCCGAACGCACCGCTGAGCGTGTACGAGATCCACGCCGGCTCGTGGATGCACGCCGACGACGGCAGCATGCTCGACTGGGACGCGCTAGCCGAGCGCCTGATTCCGTACGTCGCCGACATGGGCTTCACCCACATCGAACTGATGCCGGTCACCGAGCATCCGTTCGGCGGTTCCTGGGGCTACCAGCCGCTGGGCCTGTTCGCGCCCACCGCGCGCTTCGGTTCGCCCGACGGCTTCGCCCGCTTCGTCGACCGCTGCCACCGCGAGGACATCGGCGTCATCGTCGACTGGGTGCCGGCGCATTTCCCCACCGACGCCCATGGCCTGGCCCATTTCGACGGCACCTCGCTGTACGAACACGCCGACCCGCGCGAAGGCTTCCACCGCGACTGGAACACGCTCATCTACAACCACGGGCGCCGCGAAGTCTCCGGCTTTCTGATCGCCAGCGCGCTGGAGTTCCTGCAGCGCTACCACGTCGACGGCCTGCGCGTGGACGCGGTCGCCTCGATGCTGTATCGCGACTACAGCCGCAATGCCGGCGAATGGGTGCCCAACATCCACGGCGGCCGCGAGAACTACGAGACCATCGCGTTCCTGCGCCGGCTCAACCAGGTCGTCGCCGAACACGCGCCTGGCGCCATCACCATCGCCGAAGAATCCACCGCCTGGCCCGGCGTCACCGCCGACCTGGCGCATGGCGGGCTGGGTTTCAACTACAAGTGGAACATGGGCTGGATGCACGACAGCCTGCACTACATCGAACTGGACCCGATCTATCGCCGCTACCACCACGGCGAACTGACCTTCAGCATGGTCTACGCGTATTCCGAGCGCTTCATGCTGCCGATCTCGCACGACGAAGTGGTGCACGGCAAGCGCTCGCTGCTCGGGCGCATGCCCGGCGACGACTGGCAGCGCTTCGCCAACCTGCGCGCCTATCTGGGCTACATGTACACCCACCCCGGGCGCAAACTGCTGTTCATGGGCTGCGAAATCGCCCAGCCCACCGAGTGGAACCACGACGCCGCGCTGCCCTGGCACCTGCTCGACGATCCGCGCCACCGCGGCATCCAGCGCCTGGTCCGCGACCTCAACCGCCTGTACGCCGAACACCCCGCGCTGCACGCGCGCGACGACACCCCCGACGGCTTCGCCTGGGTCATCGGCGACGACGCCAACAACAGCCTGTTCGCCTACCTGCGCACCGCCCAGGGCAGCGATACCCCGCTGCTGGTGGTCGCCAACCTCACCCCACTGGTGCACCACGGCTACCGCATCGGGGTTCCCCGCGGCGGCCGCTGGCGCGAACTGCTGAACTCCGACGCCGAGATCTACGGCGGCAGCAACACCGGCAACGGCGGCAGCGTGCGCACCGAAAACATCGGCGCGCATGGTCATCCGGCCTCGCTGTCGCTGACCATCCCGCCGTTGGGGGTGTTGGTGTTGGGGTTGGAAGACTGA
- a CDS encoding LysR family transcriptional regulator yields MDAEWRDRIGKRIAYYPIRPCRNGCTMRGAEFAELKAFVAVVERGSFARAADHLGLSRSALSQVIRQLESRLGVRLLNRTTRSVSPTEPGQRLHERIAPMLREMDDAVAQAVGSNARAAGTLRINTLSMAAKNVIAPRLGRFARAHPQVVLDIVIDDGLSDIAGEGFDAGIRVGGRLQKDMVAVRLTPDVALLAVASPDYLARHGEPKTPAELARHACINWRFPGSGRIAGWEFRKKGRSTEVVGEGQVIANHQDIVVPAALQGLGITYAYNDDGIAEALRDGRLKRVLADWSPTVPGLYLYYSSRRYMLPALRAFIDCLLDRDLGQAGA; encoded by the coding sequence ATGGACGCAGAGTGGCGCGACCGCATCGGTAAGAGAATCGCCTACTATCCGATCAGGCCATGTAGAAATGGATGCACAATGCGCGGGGCGGAGTTTGCGGAACTGAAGGCATTCGTGGCCGTGGTGGAACGCGGCAGTTTCGCCCGCGCGGCCGATCATCTGGGCTTGTCGCGGTCCGCCCTCTCGCAGGTCATCCGGCAACTGGAATCGCGGTTGGGCGTGCGCCTGTTGAACCGGACCACGCGTAGCGTCTCGCCGACGGAACCGGGACAACGCCTGCATGAACGGATCGCGCCGATGCTGCGCGAGATGGACGACGCCGTCGCGCAGGCGGTCGGCAGCAACGCGCGCGCTGCCGGCACCTTGCGGATCAACACGCTCAGCATGGCGGCGAAGAACGTGATCGCGCCGCGCCTGGGCCGCTTTGCGCGCGCGCATCCGCAGGTGGTGCTGGACATCGTGATCGACGACGGCCTGAGCGATATCGCCGGCGAGGGCTTCGACGCCGGCATCCGCGTGGGCGGACGCCTGCAGAAGGACATGGTGGCGGTCCGCCTCACCCCGGACGTCGCGCTGCTCGCGGTGGCCTCGCCCGACTACCTCGCGCGGCATGGCGAGCCGAAGACCCCGGCCGAGCTGGCGCGTCACGCCTGCATCAACTGGCGCTTTCCCGGCAGCGGCAGGATCGCGGGCTGGGAGTTCAGGAAGAAGGGCAGGAGTACGGAGGTGGTCGGCGAAGGCCAGGTGATCGCCAATCACCAGGACATCGTCGTCCCCGCCGCCCTGCAGGGGCTGGGCATCACCTACGCCTACAACGACGACGGCATCGCCGAGGCCTTGCGGGACGGCCGGCTGAAACGCGTGCTGGCGGATTGGTCGCCGACGGTGCCCGGCTTGTATCTCTACTACTCCAGCCGCCGCTACATGCTCCCTGCATTGCGCGCGTTCATAGATTGCCTGCTCGATCGGGACCTGGGCCAGGCGGGAGCATGA